A single Sphingopyxis chilensis DNA region contains:
- a CDS encoding lysine--tRNA ligase: MTDLHLHPSLREPAQTSKAWPFEEARKLVKRYPDGKPGGEAVIFETGYGPSGLPHIGTFNEVLRTTMVRRAYEALTGGAPTRLIAFSDDMDGLRKVPDNVPNGDMLREYLGKPLTAIPDPFGKFESFAHHNNAMLREFLDRFGFEYEFVSSTEQYRAGAFDDALKNVLRHNQDILDIMLPTLRAERAATYSPILPVSPRSGIVLQVPVTVVDADAGLVSFEDEGETITHSVLGGGAKLQWKVDWAMRWVALGVDYEMYGKDLTDSGVQSGKIARALGGRKPEGLIYEMFLDEKGEKISKSKGNGLSIEEWLSYGSEESLAFFAFREPKAAKQLHIGVVPKAVDEYLQMRGNYPAQEPDKKLGNPVHHVHVARGQDVPAAELPVTFGLLLNLVGVMGADASKEQIWRYLGQYVAGANAEAYPELDRLIDNAMAYNRDYVAPTLKRRKPQDGEGAALKELDDKLAALPAEASADDIQNIVYEIGKNEAYGFENLRDWFKALYETLLGSSAGPRMGSFIALFGIDNTRRLIAEALA, translated from the coding sequence ATGACCGACTTGCATCTTCACCCGTCGCTGCGCGAACCCGCGCAAACGTCCAAGGCCTGGCCGTTCGAGGAAGCGCGCAAGCTGGTGAAACGCTATCCCGACGGGAAGCCCGGCGGCGAGGCGGTGATTTTCGAGACCGGCTATGGTCCGTCGGGGCTGCCGCATATCGGCACCTTCAACGAAGTGCTGCGCACGACGATGGTCCGCCGCGCCTATGAGGCGCTGACGGGCGGCGCGCCGACGCGGCTGATCGCGTTCAGCGACGACATGGATGGCCTGCGCAAGGTTCCCGATAATGTGCCCAACGGCGACATGCTGCGCGAATATCTGGGCAAGCCGCTCACCGCCATCCCCGATCCGTTCGGGAAGTTCGAAAGTTTCGCGCACCATAACAATGCGATGCTGCGCGAATTCCTCGACCGCTTCGGCTTTGAATATGAATTCGTCAGCTCGACCGAGCAGTACAGGGCGGGCGCGTTCGACGACGCGCTGAAGAATGTCCTGCGCCACAATCAGGACATCCTCGACATCATGCTGCCGACGCTGCGCGCCGAGCGCGCCGCGACCTATTCGCCGATCCTGCCGGTCAGCCCCAGGTCGGGGATCGTGCTGCAGGTGCCGGTGACCGTCGTCGATGCCGACGCGGGGCTCGTGTCGTTCGAGGACGAGGGCGAGACGATCACGCACTCGGTGCTCGGCGGCGGCGCGAAGCTGCAATGGAAGGTCGACTGGGCGATGCGCTGGGTCGCGCTGGGCGTCGATTACGAGATGTACGGCAAGGACCTGACCGACAGCGGCGTCCAGTCGGGCAAGATCGCCAGGGCGCTCGGCGGGCGCAAGCCCGAGGGGCTGATCTATGAGATGTTCCTCGACGAGAAGGGCGAGAAGATTTCGAAGTCGAAGGGCAACGGCCTCTCGATCGAGGAATGGCTGAGCTATGGCAGCGAGGAAAGCCTGGCCTTCTTCGCCTTCCGCGAGCCCAAGGCGGCGAAGCAACTCCATATCGGCGTCGTGCCCAAGGCGGTCGACGAATATCTGCAGATGCGCGGAAATTATCCGGCGCAGGAGCCCGACAAGAAGCTCGGTAACCCCGTGCATCACGTCCATGTCGCGCGCGGGCAGGATGTGCCGGCGGCCGAACTGCCGGTGACCTTCGGTCTGCTGCTCAACCTCGTCGGGGTGATGGGCGCCGACGCGTCGAAGGAGCAGATCTGGCGCTATCTCGGCCAATATGTCGCGGGCGCGAATGCCGAGGCCTATCCCGAACTCGATCGGCTGATCGATAATGCGATGGCGTATAACCGCGACTATGTCGCGCCGACGCTGAAGCGCCGCAAGCCGCAGGATGGGGAAGGCGCTGCACTGAAGGAACTCGACGACAAGCTCGCCGCGCTGCCCGCCGAAGCCTCGGCCGACGATATCCAGAATATCGTCTATGAGATCGGCAAGAATGAGGCCTATGGCTTCGAAAACCTGCGCGATTGGTTCAAGGCGCTTTACGAGACCCTGCTCGGGTCGAGCGCGGGACCGCGCATGGGCAGCTTCATCGCGCTGTTCGGCATCGACAACACGCGGCGTCTGATCGCCGAGGCACTCGCCTGA
- a CDS encoding PilZ domain-containing protein, producing the protein MDHFRIPTTRGHKRTPVSIDVTVNGVLNFVDGRITDLSEGGARIDGASMPARSRCEIHYGGQVTYAVVMWAEHDRMGVRFPYELAHGALYNALRSARDAALVEPAQIFHSSRPPVFGRRGLS; encoded by the coding sequence ATGGACCATTTTCGCATCCCCACGACCCGCGGCCACAAACGCACCCCGGTGTCGATCGACGTCACCGTCAACGGCGTGCTCAACTTCGTCGACGGCCGGATCACCGACCTGTCCGAGGGCGGCGCGCGCATCGACGGCGCCAGCATGCCGGCGCGCTCGCGCTGCGAAATCCATTATGGCGGCCAGGTGACCTATGCCGTGGTCATGTGGGCCGAGCACGACCGCATGGGCGTGCGCTTCCCCTACGAACTCGCGCACGGCGCACTCTACAACGCGCTCCGGAGCGCACGCGACGCGGCACTTGTCGAGCCCGCGCAGATTTTCCACAGCAGCCGCCCGCCTGTGTTCGGACGCCGCGGCCTGTCCTGA
- a CDS encoding ATP-dependent DNA helicase: MAPDPLTLPAIHASHIGIWIADTHGRVQRVGRGEAIAAVAATPHLFLNATLTGDRLGYPELSGLDLLELFAFLYPARFAVPTPAGIAAAVALTPPESEEDIAAFLPRAAAAMLSTLDDPDWPEREGAWHGAEALSRQRWSWAPLVQPRLPRPDASERWLFARLPEWEETPPRGAPRQVTIDEADVVARLDRLTGDGAERRPGQQDYARATAAIFAPRERKDAPQMLVAEAGTGIGKTLGYLAPAKQWIDQSAGSVCISTFTKALQRQLSRETERLYPDAATHREKVVVRKGRENYLCLLNLEDALQGGFSGRAAILAQLVARWAAYTRDGDMVGGDLPGWLPALFRRNGTTALTDRRGECIYAGCPHFRKCFIERSARAATQADIVIANHALTMVQAARPRDGGAPATRLIFDEGHHLWDAADSMFAAALTGQEAVEIRRWVLGPEGKSRGRRRGLAARLADVASYDEAGDRAIQAAIAAAAELPGDGWLGRLSENEPWGAVERLLVAVRAMVYARGIDSRTADTGYGLETELADPDPELVTAAASASDAIEALLRPLMTLGKRLEALTEDPPDWLDGQARARVDGARHSLGTRIDTLGGWLSLLGRVGGPADHDFVDWLAVDRYDGREFDCGLHRHWLDPARPIAEVVYRPAQGVLVTSATLRGGGHGSGGWADADIRTGARHMDGGVRHFAVPSPFDYARQSEVLIVTDIARGDLPALAGAYSRLIEAAGGGALGLFSAIRRLRIVHSRIADRLARAALPLYAQHVDPLDTGTLVDIFRADPHASLLGTDALRDGVDVPGDSLRLVVMEGVPWPRPTILHAARRAAQGGSAYDDMVIRARIGQAFGRLIRRADDFGQFVMLSPSFPSRLLGAFPEGTPIRRLPLDEAVNHVAAANVARRRGTKSTAFPAFSPS; this comes from the coding sequence ATGGCGCCCGACCCGCTTACCCTGCCCGCGATCCACGCGAGCCACATCGGCATCTGGATCGCCGACACGCACGGCCGCGTGCAACGCGTCGGGCGCGGTGAGGCGATCGCGGCGGTCGCGGCGACGCCGCATCTTTTCCTCAATGCGACGCTGACCGGCGACCGGCTCGGCTATCCCGAACTGTCGGGGCTCGACCTGCTCGAGCTTTTCGCGTTCCTCTATCCCGCGCGTTTCGCGGTGCCGACCCCGGCGGGTATCGCCGCCGCCGTCGCCCTGACTCCGCCCGAAAGCGAAGAGGATATCGCCGCTTTCCTGCCCAGGGCCGCCGCCGCGATGCTCTCGACCCTCGACGATCCCGACTGGCCCGAGCGCGAGGGCGCGTGGCACGGCGCCGAGGCGCTGTCGCGCCAGCGCTGGTCGTGGGCGCCGCTGGTCCAGCCGCGCCTGCCCCGCCCCGACGCCAGCGAACGCTGGCTCTTCGCGCGCCTCCCCGAATGGGAGGAAACGCCGCCGCGCGGGGCCCCGCGCCAGGTGACGATCGACGAAGCCGACGTCGTGGCGCGGCTCGACCGTCTGACCGGCGACGGCGCCGAACGCCGCCCGGGGCAGCAGGATTACGCCCGCGCAACCGCCGCGATCTTCGCGCCGCGCGAGCGCAAGGACGCGCCGCAGATGCTCGTTGCCGAGGCCGGCACCGGCATCGGCAAGACGCTCGGCTACCTCGCTCCCGCCAAGCAATGGATCGACCAGTCGGCGGGCAGCGTGTGCATCTCGACCTTCACCAAGGCGCTGCAACGCCAGCTGTCGCGTGAAACCGAACGGCTCTACCCCGACGCCGCAACGCACCGTGAAAAAGTCGTCGTGCGCAAGGGGCGCGAAAATTACCTCTGCCTGCTCAACCTCGAAGACGCGTTGCAAGGCGGCTTCTCGGGCCGCGCCGCGATCCTTGCGCAGCTTGTGGCGCGCTGGGCCGCCTATACGCGCGACGGCGACATGGTCGGCGGCGATTTGCCCGGCTGGCTTCCCGCGCTGTTCCGCCGCAACGGCACAACCGCGCTGACCGACCGGCGCGGCGAGTGCATCTATGCGGGCTGCCCGCATTTCCGCAAATGCTTCATCGAACGCTCGGCTCGCGCCGCGACGCAGGCCGATATCGTCATCGCCAACCACGCGCTGACGATGGTGCAGGCGGCGCGTCCGCGCGATGGGGGCGCGCCCGCGACGCGGCTGATCTTCGATGAAGGCCACCATCTGTGGGACGCCGCCGACAGCATGTTCGCTGCGGCGCTCACCGGCCAGGAAGCGGTCGAAATCCGCCGCTGGGTTCTGGGGCCAGAGGGCAAATCGCGCGGGCGCCGCCGCGGGCTCGCCGCACGCCTCGCCGATGTCGCGAGCTATGACGAGGCGGGCGACCGCGCGATCCAGGCCGCGATCGCCGCCGCCGCCGAACTGCCCGGCGACGGCTGGCTCGGCCGCCTTTCGGAAAACGAACCGTGGGGCGCGGTCGAGCGGCTGCTCGTCGCGGTGCGTGCGATGGTCTATGCCCGCGGCATCGACAGCCGCACCGCCGACACGGGCTATGGTCTCGAAACCGAGCTCGCCGATCCCGACCCCGAACTGGTCACCGCGGCCGCGAGCGCGAGCGACGCGATCGAGGCGCTGCTCCGTCCGCTGATGACCCTCGGCAAACGGCTCGAAGCCTTGACCGAGGACCCGCCCGACTGGCTCGACGGACAGGCCCGCGCGCGCGTCGATGGCGCGCGCCACAGCCTTGGCACGCGCATCGACACGCTCGGCGGCTGGCTGTCGCTGCTCGGGCGCGTCGGGGGACCCGCCGACCACGATTTCGTCGACTGGCTCGCGGTCGACCGCTACGACGGGCGCGAGTTCGACTGCGGCCTCCACCGCCACTGGCTCGACCCTGCGCGTCCGATCGCCGAGGTTGTCTATCGCCCGGCGCAGGGTGTGCTCGTTACTTCAGCGACGTTACGCGGCGGCGGGCACGGCAGCGGCGGCTGGGCCGACGCCGACATCCGCACCGGCGCGCGCCACATGGACGGCGGCGTCCGCCATTTCGCGGTGCCGAGCCCCTTCGACTATGCCCGCCAGTCCGAGGTGCTGATCGTCACCGATATCGCGCGCGGCGACCTGCCCGCGCTTGCCGGCGCTTACAGCCGGTTGATCGAGGCGGCGGGCGGCGGCGCGCTCGGCCTGTTCAGCGCGATCCGGCGCCTCCGCATCGTCCATTCGCGCATCGCCGACCGCCTCGCCCGCGCCGCCCTCCCGCTCTATGCCCAGCATGTCGATCCGCTCGACACCGGCACGCTCGTCGATATTTTTCGCGCCGACCCGCACGCCTCGCTGCTCGGCACCGATGCCTTGCGCGACGGCGTCGATGTCCCCGGCGATTCGCTCCGCCTCGTCGTGATGGAAGGGGTGCCCTGGCCGCGCCCGACGATCCTGCACGCGGCGCGGCGCGCGGCGCAGGGCGGCAGCGCCTATGACGATATGGTCATCCGCGCGCGGATCGGGCAGGCATTTGGCCGCCTGATCCGCCGCGCCGATGATTTCGGCCAGTTCGTCATGCTCTCGCCCAGCTTTCCCTCGCGGCTGCTCGGCGCCTTTCCCGAAGGCACGCCGATCCGCCGCCTGCCGCTCGACGAGGCGGTCAACCATGTCGCCGCCGCCAATGTCGCGCGCAGACGGGGGACGAAGTCTACCGCGTTTCCAGCCTTTTCACCGTCATAA